The Anaerolineae bacterium genome contains the following window.
TGGTGACGGTCTGCAGGACATGCTGATCGGAGCCAACCAGGCCGACGGCATTGAGGAACGCCGGGCTAACGCCGGGGAAGCCTGGATCTTCTACGGTGCTGAAGACATCTTCGGGACATATGGGAGCGTAATCGATTTGCGCCAGCCACCATCCAGCGCCACGCGCCTGATCGGAGCCGACTACGACGACCTGTTCGGCTCGACGGTCTTCGGCGGCGACCTGGATGGCGACGGTATCGATGACGCTGTGATCAGCGCGGCGTTGTGGCGTGGTTCGGCGGGCGTGGGCGGGCTGTCCTTCGGCGGCGGCGATGGCCCTGGCAACACCCGTTACAACGCCGGGGATACCTACGTGATCTTCGGACGGCCCGACCTGCGCGGTCAGACCCTGGACATGGCCGCGCTACTGACCGACGCCGGTCGCCCGCTCGACAGTAGCCTGACCGTGATCTATGGCGCCGGGCCAAACGATCTGCTCGGCGAGGAAATCGCTATCGGCGATCTGAACGGCGACAGACGTAATGACCTGGTGCTGGGTACGCTGGTCGGCTATGGGCCGGGTGACATCCTGCCAGAAGCGGGCGAAGCATGGGTGATCTACACGACGGCGTTCTTTCGGGGGCAGATGTTTGACCTGGCCAACCCGCCACGCAGTACGGTCGTGATCTATCCTGACCAGCCGTACAGCAAGGGTGGGGACACGATGAAGGTTGCCGATATCAACGGCGACGGGATCGCTGATCTGCTCTACGGCGCACCGGATTACGATCCGATCGGCTATGACCTGATCGTGCGGCGCAACGCCGGGCTGCTGGCCGTGATCTATGGACAGAATGGCCCTCTGCCCTCCAACAACGGGCAAATCCAGCTGCCGTCCGAACTGCCGGAAGGGCTGCGGGTGCAATACGTCATCGGCGCGGATCAGAACGACATGCTGGCCTATTCGATGGCGGTCTATGAGATCAGCGGCGATGGCGTGCTGGACATCATCCCCAACGCGATGGGTGGAGATGGGGCGTACAACACGTTGAGTAATGCCGGGGAGATCTACGTGATCGACGGCGTAGAGTTCGTGGACGTGGCCCATGACTCCGCCGCCCTGCCCGCCGCCACACTGCCCGCTGTGCCCACGCCGACGCCCC
Protein-coding sequences here:
- a CDS encoding c-type cytochrome, which translates into the protein MLWVVLACLLTALLIIPAAAQPDGPTGQTPWDLRNLPQEGVFVFYDAPLQAAQTGKPVDAGDFDGDGCGDLAITGQNASHTVGNAWRNGNGHIRLLFGLCRVETDRIAMEDVLAGRAELPLPLITIYGARAGDMAGTETHVADFNGDGYDDLLVSAQNHDGPGQVRVNAGAAYVIFGAADLAGRGDIDLADPPEGVLTILGDTDGDHFGIWVESGDFNGDGLQDMLIGANQADGIEERRANAGEAWIFYGAEDIFGTYGSVIDLRQPPSSATRLIGADYDDLFGSTVFGGDLDGDGIDDAVISAALWRGSAGVGGLSFGGGDGPGNTRYNAGDTYVIFGRPDLRGQTLDMAALLTDAGRPLDSSLTVIYGAGPNDLLGEEIAIGDLNGDRRNDLVLGTLVGYGPGDILPEAGEAWVIYTTAFFRGQMFDLANPPRSTVVIYPDQPYSKGGDTMKVADINGDGIADLLYGAPDYDPIGYDLIVRRNAGLLAVIYGQNGPLPSNNGQIQLPSELPEGLRVQYVIGADQNDMLAYSMAVYEISGDGVLDIIPNAMGGDGAYNTLSNAGEIYVIDGVEFVDVAHDSAALPAATLPAVPTPTPQPLPTLTIDISAPGNVDEGRRLYRMACAGCHGLNADGEGVGVPLRDTPFMRDTSAEELLRFLQVGRSSDDPANTTGVAMPAYGGRPDWGEVELWDVVAYLRYLNGLD